A window from Pseudonocardia cypriaca encodes these proteins:
- a CDS encoding FadR/GntR family transcriptional regulator, whose translation MAVTDEAILKIKAMIRSGELRPGDRLPPEKELSEALGLSRSSLREAVKALEVIRVLDVRRGDGTYVTSLTPDILLDAMSFVVDIHQDSSVLELFEVRRILEPAAATLAAPRATAADIEHLHDLLAQAHSTTSVDDLVAHDQVFHRYIAELAGNAYLTSLLETLSSSTLRARIWRGLSEEGAVERTLTEHRAIIEALARGDATLAAAHATVHINGVAEWLRQAMG comes from the coding sequence GTGGCCGTCACCGACGAGGCGATCCTCAAGATCAAGGCGATGATCCGGTCCGGCGAGCTGCGTCCAGGCGACAGGCTCCCGCCGGAGAAGGAGCTGTCCGAGGCGCTCGGGCTCTCCCGCAGCTCCCTGCGCGAGGCCGTGAAGGCCCTCGAGGTGATCCGCGTGCTCGACGTCCGACGAGGTGACGGCACCTACGTCACCAGCCTGACGCCCGACATCCTGCTCGACGCGATGTCGTTCGTCGTCGACATCCACCAGGACTCGTCGGTCCTGGAGCTGTTCGAGGTGCGCCGCATCCTGGAGCCGGCCGCGGCCACCCTCGCCGCCCCGCGCGCAACGGCCGCCGACATCGAGCACCTGCACGACCTGCTCGCCCAGGCGCACAGCACCACGTCGGTGGACGACCTCGTGGCCCACGACCAGGTGTTCCACCGGTACATCGCCGAGCTGGCCGGCAACGCCTACCTGACGAGCCTGCTCGAGACGCTGTCGAGCAGCACCCTGCGCGCCCGGATCTGGCGGGGGTTGTCCGAGGAGGGCGCGGTGGAGCGCACGCTGACCGAGCACCGGGCGATCATCGAGGCACTGGCACGAGGCGACGCGACGCTCGCGGCCGCGCACGCCACCGTGCACATCAACGGCGTGGCGGAGTGGCTCCGGCAGGCGATGGGCTGA
- a CDS encoding ABC transporter substrate-binding protein gives MRIHRIGAAFAAAAFALTAAACGGSSDAGGGGEQPYIAIVSKGFQHQFWQAVKQGAEQEAAVQGVRISFEGPASESEVEAQVTMLTNALGRQPDVLGFAALDSRAAAPLLQQARSSNIPVIAFDSGVDSDIPLTTAATDNKAAAAEAAKHMAEALGGSGKVGLVVHDQTSRTGQDRRDGFLEWMRTNAPGVQVLDPQYGGGDQAKSADITKAIIAANPDLRGIYAANEGSAIGVLRGVAESGKTGLTVIGFDSGTGQIEAIRNGQMLGAVTQDPIGMGKALVDAAAKAHRGEQLPKVIDTGFFWYDKSNIDSAEIQPLLYQ, from the coding sequence ATGCGGATCCACCGGATCGGAGCGGCTTTCGCGGCGGCCGCCTTCGCCTTGACGGCCGCGGCGTGCGGCGGCTCGTCCGACGCGGGCGGGGGCGGCGAGCAGCCGTACATCGCAATCGTCTCCAAGGGTTTCCAGCACCAGTTCTGGCAGGCCGTCAAGCAGGGCGCCGAGCAGGAAGCGGCCGTGCAGGGCGTGCGGATCAGCTTCGAGGGGCCGGCCAGCGAGTCCGAGGTCGAGGCCCAGGTGACGATGCTGACCAACGCGCTGGGCCGCCAGCCCGACGTGCTCGGCTTCGCCGCCCTCGACTCGCGTGCCGCGGCCCCGCTGCTCCAGCAGGCGCGGAGCAGCAACATCCCCGTGATCGCGTTCGACTCCGGGGTCGACAGCGACATCCCGCTCACCACCGCGGCCACCGACAACAAGGCCGCAGCCGCCGAGGCCGCGAAGCACATGGCCGAGGCGCTCGGCGGCAGCGGCAAGGTCGGTCTGGTCGTGCACGACCAGACCAGCCGCACCGGGCAGGACCGCCGCGACGGCTTCCTCGAGTGGATGCGCACCAACGCACCGGGCGTCCAGGTCCTCGACCCGCAGTACGGCGGCGGCGACCAGGCCAAGTCCGCCGACATCACCAAGGCGATCATCGCCGCCAACCCGGACCTGCGCGGGATCTACGCCGCCAACGAGGGCTCGGCGATCGGCGTGCTCCGCGGCGTCGCGGAGAGCGGCAAGACCGGGCTCACCGTCATCGGCTTCGACTCCGGCACCGGCCAGATCGAGGCGATCAGGAACGGGCAGATGCTCGGCGCGGTCACCCAGGACCCGATCGGCATGGGCAAGGCGCTCGTCGACGCGGCGGCCAAGGCCCACCGCGGCGAGCAGCTGCCGAAGGTGATCGACACGGGCTTCTTCTGGTACGACAAGAGCAACATCGACAGCGCGGAGATCCAGCCGCTGCTGTACCAGTAA
- a CDS encoding AAA family ATPase, translating into MLTTLAVENYRSLRDLVLPLSRLTVVTGANGSGKSSLYRALRLLADAARDGAVAALAREGGLPSALWAGPESVGRAVRAGRAPVQGTRRTKPVGLRLGFAGDEFGYALDLGMPIPTETAFNRDPEFKRECVWRGPVLKPAALLADRAGPVVRTREQSGAWGRDPHRIGLTDSMLTAFADPRISPEVLLVRERIRSWRFYDHFRTDADAPARRSRVGTRTPVLDHDGADLAAALQTIKEIGDAEGLRAAVDNAFPGSRLEVAAGEDGRFELRFRQHGLLRPLSAAELSDGTLRYLLWVAALLTPRPPELLVLNEPETSLHPDLLPALAALISIAAARTQVVVVTHARPLVRALESVDDNAALLELEKEVGATVLAGQDLLDRPAWHWPKR; encoded by the coding sequence GTGCTCACCACGCTGGCCGTCGAGAACTACCGCTCGCTGCGTGATCTCGTGCTGCCGCTGTCCCGGCTCACCGTCGTCACCGGGGCGAACGGGAGCGGGAAGTCGAGCCTGTACCGGGCGCTGCGGCTGCTGGCCGACGCCGCGCGCGACGGGGCGGTCGCCGCGCTCGCGCGGGAGGGCGGGCTGCCGTCCGCGTTGTGGGCCGGCCCGGAGTCGGTGGGGCGCGCGGTGCGCGCGGGCAGGGCGCCGGTCCAGGGAACGCGACGCACCAAGCCCGTCGGGCTCCGGCTCGGCTTCGCGGGCGACGAGTTCGGCTACGCCCTCGACCTGGGCATGCCGATCCCCACGGAGACCGCCTTCAACCGCGATCCCGAGTTCAAGCGGGAGTGCGTGTGGCGCGGCCCGGTGCTGAAGCCCGCCGCGCTGCTCGCCGACCGGGCGGGGCCGGTCGTGCGGACCCGCGAGCAGAGCGGGGCGTGGGGCCGGGACCCGCACCGCATCGGGCTCACCGACAGCATGCTCACCGCGTTCGCCGACCCGCGGATCTCGCCCGAGGTGCTGCTCGTGCGGGAGCGCATCCGCTCGTGGCGGTTCTACGACCACTTCCGCACCGACGCCGACGCTCCCGCGCGCCGGTCCCGGGTGGGTACGCGCACCCCGGTGCTCGACCACGACGGCGCCGACCTCGCGGCCGCCCTGCAGACGATCAAGGAGATCGGCGACGCCGAGGGCCTGCGGGCGGCCGTCGACAACGCGTTCCCCGGCTCCCGCCTGGAGGTGGCGGCGGGCGAGGACGGCCGGTTCGAGCTGAGGTTCCGCCAGCACGGGCTGCTGCGGCCGCTGTCGGCCGCGGAGCTGTCCGACGGCACGCTGCGCTACCTGCTGTGGGTGGCGGCGCTGCTGACGCCGCGCCCGCCGGAGCTGCTGGTGCTCAACGAGCCGGAGACGAGCCTGCACCCCGACCTGCTCCCCGCCCTCGCGGCGCTGATCTCGATCGCCGCCGCCCGTACCCAGGTCGTGGTCGTCACGCACGCGCGGCCGCTCGTGCGCGCCCTCGAGTCCGTCGACGACAACGCCGCCCTGCTGGAGC